A genome region from Dromaius novaehollandiae isolate bDroNov1 chromosome 34, bDroNov1.hap1, whole genome shotgun sequence includes the following:
- the TIMM50 gene encoding LOW QUALITY PROTEIN: mitochondrial import inner membrane translocase subunit TIM50 (The sequence of the model RefSeq protein was modified relative to this genomic sequence to represent the inferred CDS: inserted 1 base in 1 codon) yields TGWRFKKXPGIESLFQQLAPLYEIVVFTSETGMTAFPLIDSIDPHGFVSYRLFRDATRYMDGHHVKDISCLNRDPAKVVVVDCRREAFCLQPYNGLALARWDGGSEDRTLYDLAAFLKTIALSGVEDVRTVLENYALEDDPLAAFKRRQSQLEQEEQQRLAELSQGAQRPRLFLGSLAGRLWPRSKQQ; encoded by the exons ACCGGCTGGCGCTTCAAGA CGCCCGGCATCGAGagcctcttccagcagctggcACCGCTCTACGAGATCGTCGTCTTCACCTCCGAGACCGGCATG ACCGCCTTCCCCCTCATCGACAGCATCGACCCCCACGGCTTCGTCTCCTACCGCCTCTTCCGCGACGCCACCCGCTACATGGACGGCCACCACGTGAAG gaCATCTCCTGCCTCAACAGAGACCCCGccaaggtggtggtggtggactgCCGCAGGGAAGCCTTCTGCCTGCAGCCCTACAACGGGCTGGCGCTGGCCCGCTGGGACGGCGGCTCCGAGGACCGGACCCTCTACGACCTCGCCGCCTTCCTCAAGA ccatCGCCCTGAGCGGCGTCGAGGACGTGCGCACCGTGCTGGAGAACTACGCGCTGGAGGACGACCCGCTGGCGGCCTTCAAGCGGCGCCAGTCGCAGCTGGAGCAG gaggagcagcagcggcTGGCGGAGCTGTCGCAGGGCGCCCAGCGGCCCCGGCTCTTCCTCGGCTCCCTCGCCGGGCGCCTCTGGCCCCGCTCCAAGCAGCAGTGA
- the LOC135325202 gene encoding LOW QUALITY PROTEIN: delta-like protein 3 (The sequence of the model RefSeq protein was modified relative to this genomic sequence to represent the inferred CDS: deleted 1 base in 1 codon): MALLLLAGLLALLSACPGTVSLLIETWRLEEAEGPAGRRERRGAAGRPRAALPRGDGNRGTENGVAAAAGSRLRGTGSRRLGAAGCGPSAAGSRRGGAGSAGDSAEAASAAGPEAEPSPCALGPCFNGGACAPAPPPGAGYSCRCPPGFRGFNCERRADRCADRVCLHGGHCLDLGRSVICKCRAGFSGPRCEHNVDDCSPNPCANGGTCVDGANSYSCSCTLGYGGADCRRRADACASGPCLHGATCYTHFSGHVCACAPGFMGARCEVPVGGPPAAPRRPPQAPLALAAALPLALLGPGLGLALAARRRRRPPPLPPPRSPLPQPGGPPAAPAPDRRPPRVSATQV, translated from the exons ATGGCTCTGCTGCTCCTCGCCGGGCTCCTCGCCCTGCTCAGCGCCTGCCCT GGCACCGTCTCCCTCCTCATCGAGACCTGGCGGCTGGAGGAGGCCGAAGGCCCCGCGG gccggcgggagcggcgcggggccgcggggcgcccccgggccgcgctgccgcgAGGCGACGGCAACCGCGGGACCGAGAAcggcgtcgccgccgccgccggaagTCGCCTCCGCGGCACCGGAAGTCGCCGCCTGGGCGCCGCCGGATGTGGGCCGAGCGCCGCCGGAAgtcgccgcggcggcgccggaaGTGCCGGCGACAGCGCGGAAGCCGCCTCGGCGGCGGGACCGGAAGCGGAGCCGTCGCCCTGCGCCCTCGGCCCCTGCTTT AACGGCGGCGCctgcgcccccgcgccgccgcccggcgccggttacagctgccgctgcccgcccggcttCCGCGGCTTCAACTGCGAGCGCCGCGCCGACCGCTGCGCCGACCGCGTCTGCCTCCacg GCGGCCACTGCCTGGACCTGGGCCGGAGCGTGATCTGCAAGTGCCGGGCGGGCTTCTCGGGGCCGCGGTGCGAGCACAACGTGGACGACTGCAGCCCCAACCCCTGCGCCAACGGCGGCACCTGCGTGGACGGGGCCAACAGCTACAGCTGCTCGTGCACCCTGGGCTACGGCGGGGCCGACTGCCGCCGGCGGGCCGACGCCTGCGCCTCGGGGCCCTGCCTGCACGGTGCCACCTGCTACACCCACTTCTCGGGCCACGTCTGCGCCTGCGCCCCCGGCTTCATGGGTGCCCGCTGCGAGGTGCCGGTGGGGGGGCCGccggctgcgccccgccggcccccgcagGCCCCGCTGGCCCTGGCCGCCGCCCTCCCACTGGCGCTGCTGGGCCCCGGCCTGGGGCTGGCCCtggccgctcgccgccgccgccgccccccaccgCTGCCCCCCCCACGCAG CCCCCTGCCGCAGCCAGGTgggcccccggctgcccccgcccccgaccggcggccgccccgcgtcTCCGCCACCCAG GTCTGA
- the PAF1 gene encoding RNA polymerase II-associated factor 1 homolog, with translation MMDEEGNQFVAYFLPVEETLRKRKRDQEEEMDYAPEDVYDYKIAREYNWNVKNKASKGYEENYFFIFREGDGVYYNELETRVRLSKRRAKAGVQSGTNAVLVVKHRDMNEKELEAQEARRAQLENHEPEEEEEEELEMEKEAPGSDEEREKGSESEAGASGEEEEDEDEEEAEGSGSGSERGGSARSDEEEEDGGGGGGGGRSGGRRGGPPGGRADAARAARDKEEIFGSDDDEDNEEEEEEEEEEESEGGGSEGGPPRSPRLSPSDASDDDSPSDASDSSSD, from the exons ATGATGGACGAGGAGGGGAACCAGTTCGTGGCCTATTTCTTGCCGGTGGAGGAGACGCTGCGCAAGCGCAAGCGGgaccaggaggaggagatggactACGCGCCTGAGGACGT GTACGACTACAAGATCGCGCGGGAGTACAACTGGAACGTGAAGAACAAGGCGAGCAAGGGCTACGAGGAGAACTACTTCTTCATCTTCCGCGAGGGCGACGGCGTCTACTACAACGAGCTGGAGACCCG ggTGCGGCTGAGCAAGCGGCGGGCCAAGGCGGGGGTGCAGTCGGGCACCAACGCGGTGCTGGTGGTGAAGCACCGCGACATGAACGAGAAGGAGCTGGAGGCCCAG gaggcgCGCCGGGCCCAGCTGGAGAACCACGAgcccgaggaagaggaggaggaagagctggagaTGGAGAAGGAGGCGCCGGGCTCAG ACGAGGAGCGGGAGAAGGGCAGCGAGAGCGAGGCGGGGGCcagcggcgaggaggaggaggacgaggacgaggaggaggcCGAAGGCTCGGGCAGCGGCAGCGAGCGGGGGGGCTCGGCCCGCagcgacgaggaggaggaggacggaggaggaggaggaggaggaggccgaagcggcggccgccggggggggccgccggggggccgcgccgacgccgcccgggccgcccgcGACAAGGAGGAGATTTTCGGCAGCGACGACGACGAGGACaacgaggaggaggaagaggaggaggaggaagaggagtcgGAGGGGGGCGGCAGCGAGGGggggcccccgcgcagcccccgcctcAGCCCCAGCGACGCCTCGGACGACGACAGCCCCAGCGACGCCTCCGACTCCTCCAGCGACTGA
- the LOC135325241 gene encoding calcineurin B homologous protein 2-like isoform X2 has protein sequence MGAAAARPPPGLGALAEETGLSPAALTRLHERFQALDRDDKGHLSPGDLQALEGLALNPLCERILNAFFPAGAQQADFATFARVLAHFRPAEGAPSGPGGPGSPGSKLRFVFQLYDLDGDGQISYRELLQVLRLMVGLEVPDEALAAVAARALREADRGGRGALCFDDFAKAMERLDVDRRMSIWMLK, from the exons atgggtgctgctgccgcccggcctccccccggcctGGGGGCCCTCGCCGAGGAGACCGGCC tgtCACCGGCGGCTCTGACGCGGCTCCACGAGCGGTTCCAGGCCCTGGACCGGGATGACAAGGGCCACCTCAG ccccggggaccTGCAGGCGCTGGAGGGGCTGGCGCTGAACCCGCTCTGCGAGAGGATCCTCAACGCCTTCTTCCCCGCCGG gGCGCAGCAGGCCGATTTCGCCACCTTCGCCCGCGTCCTGGCCCATTTCCGCCCAGCCGAGGGGGCCCCgagcggcccgggggggcccggcagccccggcagcaAGTTGCGCT TCGTCTTCCAGCTCTACGACCTGGACGGCGACGGGCAGATCTCCTaccgggagctgctgcag GTGCTGCGGCTCATGGTGGGGCTGGAGGTGCCGGACGAGGCGCTGGCGGCCGTCGCTGCCCGGGCCCTGCGCGAGGCCgaccggggcggccgcggcgccctcTGCTTCGACGACTTCGCCAag GCCATGGAGCGCCTGGACGTCGATCGCCGCATGAGCATCTGGATGCTGAAGTGA
- the LOC135325241 gene encoding calcineurin B homologous protein 2-like isoform X1, protein MGAAAARPPPGLGALAEETGLSPAALTRLHERFQALDRDDKGHLRAQQADFATFARVLAHFRPAEGAPSGPGGPGSPGSKLRFVFQLYDLDGDGQISYRELLQVLRLMVGLEVPDEALAAVAARALREADRGGRGALCFDDFAKAMERLDVDRRMSIWMLK, encoded by the exons atgggtgctgctgccgcccggcctccccccggcctGGGGGCCCTCGCCGAGGAGACCGGCC tgtCACCGGCGGCTCTGACGCGGCTCCACGAGCGGTTCCAGGCCCTGGACCGGGATGACAAGGGCCACCTCAG gGCGCAGCAGGCCGATTTCGCCACCTTCGCCCGCGTCCTGGCCCATTTCCGCCCAGCCGAGGGGGCCCCgagcggcccgggggggcccggcagccccggcagcaAGTTGCGCT TCGTCTTCCAGCTCTACGACCTGGACGGCGACGGGCAGATCTCCTaccgggagctgctgcag GTGCTGCGGCTCATGGTGGGGCTGGAGGTGCCGGACGAGGCGCTGGCGGCCGTCGCTGCCCGGGCCCTGCGCGAGGCCgaccggggcggccgcggcgccctcTGCTTCGACGACTTCGCCAag GCCATGGAGCGCCTGGACGTCGATCGCCGCATGAGCATCTGGATGCTGAAGTGA